The proteins below come from a single Drosophila miranda strain MSH22 chromosome Y unlocalized genomic scaffold, D.miranda_PacBio2.1 Contig_Y1_pilon, whole genome shotgun sequence genomic window:
- the LOC117190985 gene encoding uncharacterized protein LOC117190985 yields the protein MHRFGITADVTKMYRQVLVSEKDRKFQYILWRASPNTDLQTYQLNTVTYGTASAPFLATRSLHYLAEDCKDAWPLGAAAVKTAFYVDDLLCGADDIDTLFKLKTEITSTLARGQFPLCKWHSNHPGVMEDESTKELNISENSVSSTLGLTWHQRRDAFSFTFNPKEVYPTTTKRTILSTASSLFDPIGLLSPLVIVSKIILQELWLLKLDWDESVPQNLSHAWSKCLESLNSLSSLAVPRFCLQPDTRSIQIHGFCDASIRAYGCCVYVRTENSLGQGTVKLFTSKSRVAPVKKQSLPKLELCGAHLLSHLYNKVKAIFSKHTITSYFWSDSQLVLHWLQQHLVTLSTVVGNRVSDIQDLTSDGKWRYVPTHQNPADILSRGCNVSELIKSPWFSCPTFLVEDSLNWPAAGGKLDIDMDVVSSENRKSLFAAVHETINILNIVDNISSYTHSLRLIAWMIRFISNRRLPQPHRRQMNFVLLHIALFGTFNKLIL from the coding sequence ATGCATAGGTTCGGCATCACAGCCGACgtcacaaaaatgtacagGCAGGTACTTGTGAGTGAGAAGGATAGAAAATTCCAGTACATTTTGTGGCGAGCATCTCCAAATACGGATCTTCAAACCTACCAACTCAATACAGTGACATATGGGACTGCGTCTGCCCCATTTCTCGCAACTCGTAGTTTGCATTACTTGGCTGAGGATTGTAAGGATGCATGGCCATtaggggctgctgctgttaaaaCTGCATTTTATGTTGATGACCTTTTGTGTGGGGCTGATGATATAGATACACTCTTCAAactaaaaactgaaatcacATCAACTCTCGCTCGTGGTCAGTTTCCATTATGCAAGTGGCATTCAAATCATCCAGGCGTAATGGAAGACGAATCTACCAAGGAATTAAACATTTCAGAAAACTCAGTCAGCAGCACACTCGGCTTAACTTGGCATCAACGAAGAGATGCATttagtttcacatttaatcCAAAGGAAGTCTATCCCACTACCACAAAACGAACAATTTTGTCTACTGCGTCGTCGCTATTCGATCCAATCGGTCTGCTATCACCGTTAGTCATTGTCTCTAAGATCATTCTTCAGGAGTTGTGGCTTTTGAAACTCGACTGGGACGAGTCTGTCCCCCAGAATTTAAGCCACGCATGGAGCAAGTGTTTGGAATCGCTGAATTCACTGTCGTCACTAGCggtacctcgtttttgtttgcagCCTGATACTAGGAGCATTCAAATACATGGATTTTGCGACGCATCGATTCGGGCATACGGCTGCTGTGTTTATGTGCGCACGGAGAATTCGCTTGGACAGGGCACAGTGAAATTGTTCACTTCTAAGTCTAGAGTAGCACCAGTGAAGAAACAGTCTCTTCCGAAGCTTGAACTATGCGGCGCACATCTACTTTCTCATTTGTATAACAAAGTCAAGGCCATATTCAGTAAACACACTATCACATCTTATTTTTGGAGCGACTCACAGCTCGTTTTGCATTGGTTGCAACAACACTTAGTCACCTTATCGACCGTTGTTGGAAATCGAGTGTCCGATATTCAGGATTTAACGTCTGATGGAAAATGGCGCTATGTGCCAACACATCAAaaccctgctgatattctgtcGCGAGGCTGTAACGTGAGCGAGTTGATTAAGTCTCCATGGTTTTCGTGTCCTACGTTTCTAGTCGAAGATTCACTAAACTGGCCcgccgctggtggaaaacttgatATTGACATGGACGTGGTTAGCTCGGAGAATCGGAAAAGTTTGTTTGCTGCCGTACACGAGACAATTAATATCCTCAACATCGTCGATAATATCAGCTCGTACACTCACAGTCTGCGTCTAATTGCTTGGATGATTAGGTTCATAAGCAATCGACGTTTACCACAACCTCACCGACGCCAGATGAACTTCGTTTTGCTTCACATTGCCTTATTTGGAACattcaacaaactcattttgtaG
- the LOC117191750 gene encoding splicing factor U2AF 50 kDa subunit-like, giving the protein MGGGRKIEKRLSHRNRSGSKSEQAVSCYTRPRFRNRSRSKDRCRSRSHSRSRYRSRSRATRSSAMARKSLPKRRRHGASLWDVPPEGYAHVTPMQYKAMQASGQITARIQSDTQPTAATAAIAMVTRQARRLYVGNIPFGVTEDDIMAFFNQQFLLLGDDCGGQLCLDGKAVLSCQANLDKNFAFIEFRSMQEATQATTFDGISFRGQVLKIRRPHDYHPVGSVGAAAGAGRIPDAVGGSASSVAGKSLSSSAETGSLGSEAISNLVPDSPHKIYMGGLPTCLNETQIKELLLSFGQLRGFNLVRDPSTTLSTGYAFFEYVDPLLTEQVSANLNGMQLGDRRIPSGRYAGTQQILIQVPGLVATSLTSSTAGLNNATQVLCLLNMVLPEELLDNEEYEDIRTDIEQECSKYGEVLSLKIPRPQASGSEGEGGGDSGTRPKGCGKVYVHFGTIEDSEKALGALSGRKFSGRIVIGSFFDRDKYLSQNKGYGSAMFGLGNDLCDSRSQFHSQFKV; this is encoded by the coding sequence ATGGGTGGTGGTCGGAAAATAGAAAAGCGCCTCTCGCACCGCAATCGAAGTGGCAGCAAATCCGAGCAGGCGGTTTCCTGCTACACACGTCCTCGATTCAGGAATCGTTCCCGCTCTAAAGATCGCTGCCGCTCCCGTTCCCACTCCCGTTCCCGCTACCGATCCCGTTCGCGTGCCACCCGTTCGAGTGCCATGGCCAGAAAATCCCTTCCAAAACGTCGCCGCCACGGCGCCAGCCTGTGGGATGTGCCGCCCGAGGGCTATGCCCATGTGACGCCCATGCAGTACAAGGCCATGCAGGCCAGTGGCCAGATCACGGCGCGCATCCAGTCGGACACCCAGCCGACGGCGGCCACGGCGGCCATTGCGATGGTGACGCGCCAGGCGCGTCGCCTCTACGTGGGCAACATACCGTTCGGCGTCACCGAGGACGACATCATGGCCTTCTTCAACCAGCAGTTCCTGCTGCTCGGCGACGACTGTGGCGGCCAGCTCTGTCTCGACGGGAAGGCGGTGCTGTCCTGCCAGGCGAATCTCGACAAGAATTTCGCTTTCATCGAGTTCCGTTCGATGCAGGAGGCCACCCAGGCGACCACATTCGATGGCATCTCGTTCCGTGGACAGGTGCTGAAGATCCGACGGCCACACGACTACCATCCAGTGGGTTCCGTTGGCGCTGCCGCTGGCGCTGGCCGGATCCCAGATGCCGTCGGAGGCAGTGCTTCATCGGTGGCCGGCAAGTCCCTGTCGTCCTCAGCGGAAACTGGGAGCCTGGGCAGCGAGGCGATCTCCAACCTCGTTCCGGACTCGCCGCACAAGATCTACATGGGGGGCCTGCCCACGTGCCTGAACGAGACGCAGATCAaggagctgctgctgtcgtTCGGCCAGCTGCGGGGCTTCAATCTGGTCAGGGACCCCAGCACAACGCTCAGCACGGGGTACGCCTTCTTCGAGTACGTCGATCCATTGCTCACGGAACAGGTGAGTGCCAATCTGAACGGCATGCAGCTCGGGGACCGCCGGATACCCAGCGGCCGGTACGCGGGCACCCAGCAGATCCTCATCCAAGTGCCCGGCCTTGTGGCCACATCCCTCACGAGCTCCACGGCGGGGCTGAACAATGCCACCCAGGTGCTGTGCCTTCTCAATATGGTGCTGCCGGAGGAGCTGCTGGACAACGAGGAGTACGAGGACATACGCACCGACATCGAGCAGGAGTGCAGCAAGTACGGCGAGGTTCTTAGCCTCAAGATACCACGCCCCCAGGCCAGCGGATCGGAAGGGGAAGGAGGAGGGGACTCTGGCACTCGCCCCAAGGGCTGCGGCAAGGTGTACGTCCACTTCGGGACCATCGAGGACAGCGAGAAGGCTCTGGGCGCCCTGAGTGGCCGCAAGTTCAGCGGCCGCATTGTCATTGGTTCCTTCTTCGATCGCGACAAGTATTTGTCTCAAAATAAAGGCTATGGTTCGGCTATGTTCGGTTTAGGGAACGATTTGTGTGATTCAAGGTCTCAATTCCATTCCCAATTTAAGGTTTAA